One Ferribacterium limneticum genomic window, TGCCTTGCACTCGGTCTCGAGCGGCTGGAATGTGCTTAGTAGACATACTGATCCTCCTTTTCTCAATAGTCGGAGATGGGGTCGTTGAACACGTCTGACGCGATCGGCATAGAAATCGCAGGGCTGGCTGACCGCACAACAGCGTCACCGTTGGTGGGCGATATCGGGTACTGACGCGGAAAAGCCCTCGCCGTAGCCAGGCTCATTTGTCCAATGGCACCTTCACGCGCCAAGAGCCGCAGCCGATTGATCCGTTTCGTCCCTTTCTTGAAACGGATCAGGTCATCGTAAAGCTGAGAGTCGTCCGCGCGGTCCAGCTCAAACAGCATGCGGATCGTCTCGTGCACCGGAATCGTCTTCTCGCTCATCACGCACCTACCTGGTCCACAGTGCTGGAGCCACTGAAGAGCTTGTCCACGTGATTCATGCCGGCGATCTGGAAACCCCGGACGTTGGCATGCAGGGGATCCTTCACTTCCAGGATGCGGTGCTTCGGAAAGGCCTCTTTCACCGCCTTCTTGAACAGATATGCGCCGCCGCCGACCAGGATAATGTTCTGGAAGCTGTAGCTCGCCTCAATCCAACGCATCATGGACGACACGGCCTGCTGGGCGATGGAATGGGCTATGGGCATGGCCCGCGAGATGTCGTAGGGCTTCTGGTAGATCACCGGGTTTTTGCCGGTGCGGAGCGCCACGTCGATGGCCTCGATATCGTTGTAGGGCGTACCGATGTCGTGCCCAACCTCTGCGGCAATGGCTTGCAGGATGTCGAAGATGCCCCGGTTCACCGAATGGCTCTTGTTCTGCACCAGACGCATCCCCCGAGCCACCAGCCAGTCGAAGGTACGAGAACCCGGGTCCAGGATCAAGCTCTGCTCTAGTTCGATGCTGCACATCTTCCCGTGCTGTACGGCAAAATCGACCAAGGCTCCCTGCGGTTGCGCGACAGCCAAGGCCTGGCGAACCACGACGCTCTTGCCATTTCCAATGCCGTGCGTCCCGATTATCGCCTTCTCAAGGGCGGCTTTCTTGGTAGTAAGCACAGCCACGGGTAACCCCACGACCAGCAGGTCGATGACAGGCTGCTTCATGAAGGCCAATGCCCCTCTCAGCAACGCCATGTACTCCGGCGTCTCGGTGTAACGATCATGCATCTGAGTAGCACGGAAGGTGTCCGCGGCCAGTTCGACCTCGGGACCGACCTCATAGAACAGGCCGTTGATCGGAATCGCCACCGTCTTACGCCGCTCGTAGCCGGACTGACCGGAATGCTCGCGCATGGTCGGATAAGCGACCGAAGGGAAACTGGCACAGCGGATATCACCGCCGGCCACGCTGCTGATGTATTTGGTGTTGCCAAACCCAACATCCACCGCTCTGACGACATAGTCCATGTGAGACTCCAATAATAGGTTTCAACGGCTAGCATCGGTATCCCGACGCGGCCAGCCCACGCGAAAACCATCTTGTTTTGCCCAGCTATCGCAATCAGCCTCGACCGCATTCGAATTCCAGTCGACCTGGGATGCGATGAACATAGAGTTCCTGCGCCGAGCATCAAAACGCCTTCCGCTTCGTCCTACGGTCTCACTGGATCAGGATGCGTCAAGGGCACATTTCCAGCTATTTCCCTACGGTCCTGAGCGAAGTGGAGTCGAAACCTTCACGGTGGTAACCAGAGGCCGAAAAAACGCCCGTCAAGCCCTGATTCCGC contains:
- a CDS encoding PRTRC system protein D is translated as MDYVVRAVDVGFGNTKYISSVAGGDIRCASFPSVAYPTMREHSGQSGYERRKTVAIPINGLFYEVGPEVELAADTFRATQMHDRYTETPEYMALLRGALAFMKQPVIDLLVVGLPVAVLTTKKAALEKAIIGTHGIGNGKSVVVRQALAVAQPQGALVDFAVQHGKMCSIELEQSLILDPGSRTFDWLVARGMRLVQNKSHSVNRGIFDILQAIAAEVGHDIGTPYNDIEAIDVALRTGKNPVIYQKPYDISRAMPIAHSIAQQAVSSMMRWIEASYSFQNIILVGGGAYLFKKAVKEAFPKHRILEVKDPLHANVRGFQIAGMNHVDKLFSGSSTVDQVGA